GCGCAGTGGCCCAATGGCTGAATGACCAACCCAACCTGCAAAAGCTGGCCGAAGGTCAACCAGCAGACAGGAAGCAGTCGATCTTTGAGAAGGCCGGTGAGCTGTCTGTTGACATCCAAAGCGCACCAAACGGAGAAGCACGCGCTGATCTAAGGAAGCTGAAGCTCAAAATATCAGTCAGCGATAAACGCATCAAAGGCACCTTTAGCCCTAGCGAGGCACTGGACCTTGAGGATGAAGAGCATGCAGAGCGAACCGTAGCTCAGTTTGCTGTCCCGATTGATCGCCAGACTTATGGCCACGAACCGCGTCTGCGATTGGTCCCTACCCTCCAAGACAAGGTCGAACGAGACCAACGCATGGTGGAGCTACTTGGCCGGGCCTTTCAAGCCCGCGATGCTCTGCTCGCGATGAGTGAATCCGAGACGAAGTCGATGAAGACCACCCGGCTCAGGCATCTCCAGCGGCTAGCAAGACTGAGTTACCTCGACCCTAGCATCGTGCGCGGTATCCTGCATGGAACGCAGCCTAAGAAAATCAGCGCACGCAGCCTGTGGCGCATGGGAGATCTCCCATTGCGCTGGGCAGACCAGCGAAGGGCCCTGAGCTTCGATCCTTCCTAAATCAAAGCAGTAGGTCACTAAATCGAGCGCGGAGAACTTAGCTCGTTCTCGCCTCGAATGAGTTGGTCAGCGGGTCTCCGCTTCCAGCCCTATTCGTATCCAACCCAGCAAAGCCCCGGAATTGCGGGCACAATCTGGACCGAACCAGATGTCCAAACAGGACACGGAGCTTTAAGGAGAATGGTGGTGAGCCCTGCTGGGCTCGAACCAGCGACCTACTGATTAAAAGTCAGTTGCTCTACCGACTGAGCTAAGGGCCCACCTGACAAGTGCTGACCCGGCACAGGCCGTGGAGCACGTGCGGTCAACTAGGGACGCGGCGGGGCCGGGTCAAGCGTGCAAATAGCTGCGCGACGGTCGCGCCCGAAATCGGGTCGCGCCATTCGCCCGCGATGGTGTGCGCGGGGCCGAGAACGAAGTCCCGGCGCCGGAATTCGGGATGCGGGACGGCCAGCCTGTCGCTCTGCCAATGGCCCTCGCTCCACAGGATCAGGTCGCAATCGAGCACGCGGTCGCCCCAGCGCTGGCCGGAACGGCGACCGAATTCGCGCTCCATGCGCTTGAGTGCGGACAGCATGGCCTCCGGGTCGAGCTCCGTCTCGACGATCGCCGCGGCATTCGCAAAGCGGCGCTGCGCCGGGCCGAGCGGCGCGGTGTCGATAACCGGCGAGCGCGCCGTGACCGTCCCCAGTGCGGCCAGTTCTTCCATCGCGGCCGCCACCACTTCGCGCGGCGAACCCACTCGGTGTCGCCGCCGGTTGGAACCCAGCGCGACCAGGTATCGAGATGCGCTTGCGCCGTTCATGGCAGCGCCCTAGCTACTTCGCCACAAAGAGCAAACGGGAGAATCGTGGATGAAGTTGAAGGCGTTCTTGCTGGCCGGGGTACTGGCTGTCGCAGGCCAGGCTGTCGCCCAGGATTCCTCACCCCGCGCGCTCACTGCGCACGAACAGCGCATGCGCGACATCTATCGTGACATCATCGCTTTTCGCACCGCCAAGGGGCACGACCAGGTCGACGAGATGGTTGCCTACCTCACCGGGCGACTTTCCGAAGCAGGCTTCGCCAATGAAGATCTGATGGTGACCGACTA
This region of Altererythrobacter sp. CAU 1644 genomic DNA includes:
- the folK gene encoding 2-amino-4-hydroxy-6-hydroxymethyldihydropteridine diphosphokinase, whose amino-acid sequence is MNGASASRYLVALGSNRRRHRVGSPREVVAAAMEELAALGTVTARSPVIDTAPLGPAQRRFANAAAIVETELDPEAMLSALKRMEREFGRRSGQRWGDRVLDCDLILWSEGHWQSDRLAVPHPEFRRRDFVLGPAHTIAGEWRDPISGATVAQLFARLTRPRRVPS